TCCGGCTCCGTCAGACAGTCAACGCTCGGCAGCGCGATTCGTTTTGGGAGTAGAAGGTAGGGAAGACGCCATCCGTCGCTATCAGGCCTCTGCGAACGGTACGCTGTGGTGCCTTGGCACGTGGCATAGTCATTTGCAACCGAGCGGCCCTTCTCAGATGGACCGCGACACGGCAGCTCTTCTTGATGGTCAGTTGAAGCACGCAGCAGTCTTGCTCATCCGGCACCCCGAAGGGTATGCTGCGCTCGTTCGTGAAGGCAGTGCAAATTAGAACTCGAACGGACAACTTCCGGGGTCAACCATGTTCTATCTCATTGTCGCGTATCTGGCTGCAACAGCTGTGACCAGCGCGGCCGGCATTGCCGCCATTCTCGTCGGCGCGCTGCCGACGTGGGCGGCGGTACTACGCATCGGCCTGCTTTGCTGTTTGTCCGGAGGTATCGGCGGCGCCCTATACTGCATCCGTGCAGTGTACGTGAACAGGAGCGTGCATGACCGCTGGTCCGCCGACTGGTATTGCTGGTATTTCCTCCGTCCGTTTGCCAGTATCATCTGCGGCGGAGCGGGTTACCTTTTTCTGAAGGCTGGACTTCTCGTTCTGGATGCCGGTAGCAAGCCCGGTGGTTCGCATATCGGCTATCTCGCATTTGCGTTCATAGCCGGACTGAACGTCGATAAGTTCGTGTCAAAGATTGAAGACATCGCCCAGACCACGTGGGGCATTGAGAAGTCTCGTGCTCGCCAAGACATGAGCAAACCTGCTGGCACCATTGAACAATCGTCGGGTCAGGCGCAGGACCAGGGTCTCAGCCCTCGTCCAACCGCGCGAAATCAAGCTCTACCGTGAAAGCATCTAGGTCTTCGGGTGCTTTTGTGCAGGAATCGGCTAAGTCAAGCCAGAAAGGCCATCCGCTTTTCAGATATCGCAGTCTCACTGCGGGCGCCTCTCCGAACTCCAAGCTAATCGTGTCGATGCCGCCTACGCCGTACGCCGAGCGTTGCTCTGCTTGTTCGAAGTCTGTACTCTCATGTCCGCAGAGGTCGCTGACGAGCGATGAACCGGCTGACCAACTGACTGCTTCCCGGTTGATTATTCTTCGCTAGACGGTGCTGCTGGCAACGCACGATTCCAGAGGACCGTCCTGTCGAGTCGCACCCTGCCGGTTACATGTAATGCGACAAGACAGCGGACAAACTACGCTCTAACTTTTCGAATTGCTGGACGACGTGAATGGTCCTTGGCTCGTACTCTAGGTGCGAGCACCTACGATAGCGTCCTCGACCGCGAGTCTCTCCTATGCTCAAAGGCTAGTCGCGGGAACCTTAGGTATCTGATTCGGCAATTTTTTTCCCGCCGCCAATCCCGGGCATCCTGTCGTAAATGTCGTAGTGGACATGCTCGACCGTCGCATGCACTTGATTTCCATTTTGAATATCATCTACGCGGAGATACACCGTGCCGCCGATAAATAAACTGATATTTGAGCGCGCTTGCTCCATTTGACGTGCCAGCGCCTCATCACCGACCTTCAGATGGGTAAATGCATCGGGGGTGCTAATGTATAGTTGCACCCCTTGTCGGTTGCCGTAGACCGTTTGACCAAATGGAGTCAAGGGGAAGCTCTTTGTGTCGAAATCGTATGGCTTGATTGCGAAAGTTGCGACGTTGAGTGCATTGCTTCCGTTCGTCGTCGGTGACGCGCCAAACGGAACAGAGTAGTACTTTTGTGCAGCATAGTGCTGCATATTCGTCTGAATTCGCGGCCATTCTGTTGCAATCAAATCATGCTTCTTGAACGCGTCGTGTTCGTTGTAATACTGTGGCGAGAAGAGATTGAGTAGCTCTTCCTGAGCAGGCTGACCTGTCGCATGAGTGATTGCAACATACGTCAGCCACGTTCCGTCAGTCCGGTCAACCTGCTCGTAGCTTGCGAGTGGAGTGTTCTCCGACTGGCTATTGGGAAGTTGATGAGCTACGGCATTTGGTACTGGAGCGGCAGTCTCCGCAGCGGTAGCAACTTTCGGCGGAGAAGCTGGCGCGGTAGCCTTGGCACTATCGTCATTCTTACCACAAGCAGCAAGCCCCATCAAGGACAGCGTGACAACAAGATTTCTTACCTTCAACTGAACCCCCAAAGTGTGGCAATGAACAAACAGAGCAAACAAACTTACCGTACCGATTGCGGGCGGCGCCGATAATGCCTTGACTATCGACGGCGGTGCACGGCGACTTCGATGACTACTCAAAGTACGGCGTTCAGAAGCCAAGAGCCGTCTGACTTGATGAATTCATATGTGAGACCCTGGCTCTCGCCGCTCTCCGGGCTGTAGTAAACGGCCCTGAAGGTGAATGCGTTCAGGGACTTCTGTGTCCACGAATCGGTTCGCAATACGCTCAAACAGCGGTTCTTTGGGGCATACCTCATGCTGCTGTACGGCGCTGGAATATAGCCATTCCCAAGCTGTGCTGAGGTATACATGCTAAGGACACGAGAGGCATTCCAGTCGTGATAACAGGCTGATTTTGACATCACAGCCACTAGAACCGGCTGGGCGGAACCAACCATGCCGCGGAGCCCAGCATCTCTTGATGATAGCGATGCACTGATTGCGTCGCGCATCTGCCCCTGCTGCTCCACTGATAGCGAGGGTCCAAAGATAGACGGTGTACTCCCTCCCGAGGGAGCCATAGCTTGATTCACTTGCGCCAGACCGTTGTTCAAGCTTTGCAAAGCAGTGCCGGTCTCGGCACACGCCGTCAACGTAAATGCAGCTGCCACTACCGACAATCGGAAACCGATGCTCACATTAACCCTCGTTATTGTTGAAAAGGCGACGACGACGTTAACGGCAACAGCGGGGAATATCTTTAGCCCACTTGACGGTCAATCTTTGCAATTGCCAAATAAAGCAAGTTGGCGCTTGGGGCGGAGTTGAGTAACCGGTTGAGTGAAGACATAATTGCACCGCGTCGCCGGGGGCGGCGCAGTTGGTCTAAGCAAGACGCATAAAAAATGGGAATTAGAAAATGAAGAAATTGATTGTTTTCGCCTTGTCTGCAGTTGCACTGCTTGCAGTGTCCGGTTGTGGAAGCAAAAAAGATGCGAATAAGAGCAATTTCGCGGACGCTATTCAAGATTATCTCAACACGACGAAGGGTGTTTGCGTCGCATTACCGAGAAAGGAAGCACCGTTCGCACTCGAGAAGAAGGGAGGGTTCTTTTTCGCTCATGAACCTGAGAAAGCAGCCGCGCTGGTGAACGCTGGCCTGCTGTCGGCGGGCGAAACAGAGGTACCTTCGGTCTTTCCAAATCAGAAAATTCCCGCCACTCAATATACATTGACCGATGAAGGAAAGAAGTATCTCGTCAAAGGCGGCTCGGGAAACTTCGGCGGCTTCGATGCTTTCTGCGGTGGTAAATACAAGGTGAAGGAGGTGGTGAATTTCACCGAGCCGGCCGACATGTTTGGTACGAAGATTTCGCAAGTGAACTATTCTTTGATTGTCGAGGATGCTCCAAGCTGGGTTACGCAGCCGGCGATTCAGGCAGCGTATCCCGATGTCAAAGCGGGTCTCGGGGAGCCAGTTCCGTCCAAGGCCGTTCTGGTTGCAACCAGTGAGGGATGGATGCACGAACGTCTGTTTAAGAGCAAAGGCGGCTGATTGCCCTTCCGGGGTGTTGTAACGCTCCGATTAGGGGACTAATGGGGCCGATGGCCTTGGGGCGCTGGCTCGTAACTACATCTTCAGTCGCCAGCGCCGATAGGCAGTGGGGGGTTAGTGGATTGGACGCAACGCGCTGCTGCGTCCGGCCTCCGGGGGCATGCATGAAGACATGCCTACCACCCTGCGTTGAACGCAACACTCCCGGACCGTGCAGGGAGCCGAACTCGCCGTTGCGGACGCGCCCCAGTATCAATTACGTCTCGCCCAGCCTGGATGCAACATGTCGTACGCGGTTGAAAATCCTACGATTGCAGAAGTGCTAGACCTTCGGACAGGAGAGCATTGTTCTGCCGCCGATGTCATCGGCGATGATTACGCGAAGGCCATCGAATTACGGATGGCCATCAAAACCAGCCAGAAGATGGAGAGGCCGTTGTATGCGTGCCCTTTGTGCGGTGTGGCCGTCTATCTTGTCGCGCGTGCAGACAAGCGTCAGTTTCACTTTCGTCACGAATACGAAGATGGCAGTTGCGCCGCGGTGACGCGGGCGGAACTCACTCACGCTGAAATTAGGGCTCGCAAATACAATGGCGCTAAGGAAAGCGAGCTTCATCGCAGGATGAAGGCATGGGTTGTCCGATGCATGCGGCTTGACACGCGTTTCACACACATTGTCACAGAGAAGCGCCTGAGGAACGCGCTGACCGGGGAGTGGCGCCAGCCCGATGTGAGCGCCTGCTTTGAGAGGCGACCAGTCGTGGTCGAGGTCCAGTTGTCCACCACGTTCCTCGATGTCATCGCTGAACGGCGAATCTTTTACCTTGAGCAGGGCGCGATGTTGCTTTGGGTGTTCGCGAACTTTGAGCTCAACGGCCGGCGACTGACGGCCGACGACGTCTTCTTCAACAATAACCAGAACGCGTTCGTTGTGAACGCACGTACCGTCCTTGCGTCGCAGAATGCGAAACGGTTCATGCTGGGGTGCATCTGGGCCGACCCGGCCTCGGTCGCCAATGATTTTAAGCTTCGCCGCAAGCTCGTCGGTTTTGACGAGCTTACGTTTGACGCGGCGGAGCAGCGTGTCTTCTATTTCGACTACCGCGCTGAGAAAGAACGCCTTGTGAATGAGCGTGAGAGCGAGCGAGTTGCAGAAGCGCTCGGGACGTTCCGAGGTTACTTCGAATGGTATTGGAATCAATATTCTAGCTATGGGCCGAACGGCCTGGAAGACGAGTGGGACAACCTCCATCGACGCAGCGCCTACACGCCAGTAGTTCTGCCAATGCTTCCCGCGGGCCTTCCGCGTGCGCTCCTTGATGCGCTTTATTCGGCGAAATATGGACATCCGGTTGGCTGGCGTTTCAAGAACCTTCTCGAAGTCGCGCACCAGGTTGAGGCCAAGCACAAGGAGATATTCCAGTTTTTCTTGCGTGCGCTAACTGTCTTCGGACGAATGCAGGGACTGCTCGACCAAGACAAGACCGGCAAGTGGCGCAAGAAGCTGGCCGCCTATCGCGAAGCGCGCGAGGCCAGCGCTGCCGACGCATACAAGTTGGACACCACACACGCAGCCTTGATAATTATACTTTTTCCTGACCTCAAAAAGCACGGCAAAAGCTAGCCGTGACATCGAGACTTCGCATCTGAAAACGTAGTGCCCTGATGGCGCTTACCATTCCATTGCGGCGGCGGCGAGCGTGCAGGTGGTCGTGAGAATCATCGATGCTTCTCGTCGGCTGTAAATTTCGGGACGCCGGGTTCGTCGACGTGATGGTGCGAGGTGGCTGTAACTGCGAACTGACTCAAAGATTGCGAGCGCTCTCTGGAGTTTCGAGTGCTCCCGAGCCCGTGCTGGTTTGCTCGCGCGAGCGATAAGCACCGAATCCCGCCTTTCCATTATGACCGCAAGGCTGTGCAACGCTTGGCGGCAGGCGCTCATCACGGCAGCCGTAGGCAGCGCGGTCATACAGGCATGCCAACTTGCGGAATGCCGTCGTAGTTCGAGTTGCTGAAATGGTCGGGCTGACCCACAAGGAACGCGTGGATGACCTCGGGAGCCGGCGCCTCGTGACGGCCATGCGAGACGCGCGGCCTTGCTAGCAGAAGAGTGACCGGAGGAGTATCCGGCTGGCTGAGGGTTGCTGACGCCGCGTGCGCCGCGACGTCAGTCCCCGATACCGCAGGCAAAGCGCCGCGTAGGACGTGGGCGCAGTCATCAATGCCGGGCAGTGCTTTCAATTGTTTGCTTGCCCGGCAGACGCGTCCGACGCACGGCCTCTGATGAATCCGCGTTTCGGGCCGCGATGAAACCGCGCTGATATGCGTATCCGATACCCGCAATCGGTTTTGGAATCAATGACGGTGGCTAGCGTTCGGACGAGGGGTGGGCTGCTTACTGCGCTTCCCCGACAAGCTTTGTGCCGTC
The sequence above is drawn from the Paraburkholderia sp. BL23I1N1 genome and encodes:
- a CDS encoding DUF6035 family protein produces the protein MSYAVENPTIAEVLDLRTGEHCSAADVIGDDYAKAIELRMAIKTSQKMERPLYACPLCGVAVYLVARADKRQFHFRHEYEDGSCAAVTRAELTHAEIRARKYNGAKESELHRRMKAWVVRCMRLDTRFTHIVTEKRLRNALTGEWRQPDVSACFERRPVVVEVQLSTTFLDVIAERRIFYLEQGAMLLWVFANFELNGRRLTADDVFFNNNQNAFVVNARTVLASQNAKRFMLGCIWADPASVANDFKLRRKLVGFDELTFDAAEQRVFYFDYRAEKERLVNERESERVAEALGTFRGYFEWYWNQYSSYGPNGLEDEWDNLHRRSAYTPVVLPMLPAGLPRALLDALYSAKYGHPVGWRFKNLLEVAHQVEAKHKEIFQFFLRALTVFGRMQGLLDQDKTGKWRKKLAAYREAREASAADAYKLDTTHAALIIILFPDLKKHGKS